A genomic region of Leptolyngbya sp. FACHB-261 contains the following coding sequences:
- the psaK gene encoding photosystem I reaction center subunit PsaK codes for MSAVLLAVSNVPPTPAWSPTVAIVMLVCNVIAFALFALTANQRPAPAAGSPSLPGPLASLGLPALLAVTSFGHLLGAGAILGLTNLGVI; via the coding sequence ATGTCTGCCGTCCTGCTTGCTGTTAGCAATGTGCCCCCGACTCCAGCTTGGTCGCCAACTGTGGCGATTGTGATGCTTGTATGTAACGTGATTGCCTTTGCGCTTTTCGCGCTCACTGCCAATCAGCGCCCTGCCCCTGCAGCGGGTTCGCCTTCACTACCAGGCCCACTAGCCAGTCTCGGTCTACCGGCGCTGCTAGCTGTTACTAGCTTTGGTCACCTACTGGGTGCTGGTGCGATTTTGGGTCTGACCAACTTAGGAGTTATCTAA
- the pyrR gene encoding bifunctional pyr operon transcriptional regulator/uracil phosphoribosyltransferase PyrR codes for MALSPEVIEILSPEEVRRTVNRLASEIVERSGNLENLVLLGIYTRGVPLAQTLAQQIRNLEGVDVPTGAVDITFYRDDLDQISLRTPARTEIPVDLTDRIVVLVDDVIYRGRTIRAALNAVTEYGRPRLIRLAVLVDRGHRALPIHPDFVGRQLRTAQEEQVKVYLQDPDGRDSVVLIARPRP; via the coding sequence ATGGCCCTCTCGCCCGAGGTGATTGAGATTCTATCTCCCGAAGAGGTGCGCCGAACTGTGAACCGGCTAGCCTCGGAAATTGTGGAGCGCTCCGGCAACCTGGAGAATCTGGTGCTGCTGGGCATCTACACCCGGGGTGTCCCGCTCGCGCAAACACTGGCCCAGCAGATCCGCAATCTGGAGGGCGTTGACGTGCCGACGGGTGCGGTTGACATTACCTTCTACCGCGACGACCTCGATCAGATCAGCCTACGCACCCCTGCCCGGACTGAGATTCCGGTAGATCTCACTGATCGCATCGTGGTGCTGGTGGACGACGTGATTTACCGGGGTCGCACCATCCGAGCTGCGCTCAACGCAGTAACCGAGTATGGCAGGCCTCGTCTAATTCGGCTGGCAGTATTAGTAGATCGCGGTCACAGGGCTTTGCCCATCCACCCGGATTTTGTGGGCCGACAACTGCGCACCGCTCAGGAAGAGCAGGTTAAGGTATACCTTCAAGACCCAGACGGGC
- the trpB gene encoding tryptophan synthase subunit beta, producing the protein MGRFGQFGGKYVPETLMSALSELEAAASHYTQDAEFEAEFTGLLRDYVGRPSPLYFAERLTAHYAGSQGGPEIYLKREDLNHTGAHKINNALGQVLLAKRMGKQRIIAETGAGQHGVATATVCARFGLKCVIYMGVHDMERQALNVFRMRLMGAEVQPVEAGTGTLKDATSEAIRDWVTNVEHTHYILGSVAGPHPYPMLVRDFQAIIGRETRAQALEKWGGLPDILLACVGGGSNAMGLFHEFVDEPTVRLIGIEAGGKGISSDQHAATLTRGRVGVLHGAMSYLLQDEEGQVIEPYSISAGLDYPGVGPEHSFLKDLGRAEYYSVTDAEALTALQRLSQLEGIIPALETAHAIAYLDTLCPQVTPGTRIVINCSGRGDKDVHTVAKHLDS; encoded by the coding sequence TTGGGTCGGTTCGGCCAGTTTGGGGGTAAATATGTCCCCGAAACTCTGATGAGTGCACTCAGCGAACTGGAGGCGGCAGCCAGTCATTACACTCAGGATGCGGAGTTTGAAGCAGAATTCACAGGCTTGCTACGCGACTATGTAGGCAGACCTTCGCCGTTATATTTTGCTGAACGCTTGACTGCCCACTATGCCGGTTCTCAGGGCGGTCCTGAAATTTACCTCAAGCGCGAAGACCTCAACCACACAGGCGCTCACAAGATCAACAACGCCCTAGGACAGGTGCTATTGGCAAAGCGCATGGGTAAGCAGCGCATTATTGCCGAGACTGGGGCAGGTCAGCATGGGGTCGCGACAGCAACCGTGTGCGCGCGTTTTGGCTTGAAGTGCGTGATCTACATGGGCGTGCATGACATGGAGCGGCAAGCACTCAACGTGTTCCGCATGCGCCTGATGGGAGCAGAAGTGCAGCCAGTTGAGGCAGGGACAGGCACCCTCAAAGATGCAACCTCTGAAGCCATCCGCGATTGGGTCACCAATGTGGAGCACACCCACTACATTCTGGGTTCGGTGGCAGGGCCTCATCCCTATCCCATGCTGGTACGTGACTTTCAGGCAATCATTGGTCGCGAAACGCGGGCGCAGGCACTCGAAAAATGGGGCGGTTTGCCAGATATTCTGCTGGCTTGTGTAGGGGGCGGTTCTAATGCCATGGGCCTGTTCCATGAGTTTGTTGATGAACCCACTGTGCGCTTGATCGGCATTGAGGCGGGTGGCAAGGGCATCAGCTCAGACCAACATGCGGCAACCCTCACACGGGGTCGGGTGGGCGTTTTACATGGCGCTATGAGCTATCTGCTGCAGGATGAGGAAGGTCAGGTGATCGAGCCCTATTCGATCAGCGCCGGCTTAGACTATCCCGGTGTGGGACCAGAGCATAGCTTCTTAAAGGATCTGGGGCGTGCGGAGTACTACAGCGTTACTGATGCTGAAGCGCTGACGGCTCTGCAACGGCTATCGCAGTTAGAGGGCATTATCCCAGCCTTAGAAACGGCTCACGCGATTGCCTACTTAGACACGCTTTGTCCTCAGGTCACTCCCGGCACGCGGATCGTGATCAACTGCTCAGGTCGTGGCGACAAAGACGTGCACACTGTGGCGAAGCATTTGGACTCTTAG
- a CDS encoding caspase family protein, whose translation MNWRWLVVLGLLGLGLSFQQQCLKAVEHPTSPLSQDQSLGDCQRPQPSALNSRASLGPNFLVLAGGGAPSYNEVALEKNVLYFQRTLRHLGFNPSDADIFFANGSDGQASVRYVDQQGRERFRAPQIPELDGASTRANLQRGLQQAVQQPGSLFLYFTGHGGLNRQNPENNSLYLWGDQELSVRELAGLLDRLPQQTPVIAVMAQCFSGSFANLIYQGGNPSSSVALQTRCGFFATIKTQPSVGCTPEVNEADYRDYSSSFFAGLSGRSRTGEPVTSADYNDDRRVSYAEAHAFAKVDEQTTDLPVSTSEVWLQRQGTERERQAILNQPIASLVQAARPEQAYVLRSLSSGFGLDSRQSFTDNLQKLNRQKISTEVQRARLTRLQMELLNVGLAQKIRRTGTQTQKATLEQLTRCEGQSWAGPAARVSTLPHN comes from the coding sequence ATGAACTGGCGTTGGCTAGTTGTTCTGGGGTTACTCGGGTTGGGGCTAAGCTTTCAGCAACAGTGCTTGAAGGCAGTCGAGCATCCGACCTCCCCCTTGTCTCAAGACCAATCCTTGGGAGATTGCCAGAGGCCCCAGCCCTCAGCTTTAAACTCCAGGGCAAGCTTAGGGCCAAATTTCTTGGTTTTGGCGGGTGGGGGAGCTCCCTCGTATAACGAGGTAGCGCTAGAGAAAAATGTCCTGTACTTTCAGCGCACCTTGCGCCACTTGGGCTTCAACCCGAGTGATGCCGACATCTTCTTTGCCAATGGCAGTGACGGGCAGGCTAGCGTCCGTTATGTGGACCAGCAGGGGCGCGAACGATTCCGTGCTCCCCAGATTCCGGAGTTAGATGGCGCTTCTACTCGGGCCAACTTGCAGCGGGGTTTGCAGCAAGCAGTGCAGCAACCCGGAAGCTTATTTCTCTACTTCACAGGGCATGGTGGCCTAAATCGCCAGAATCCCGAGAACAACTCGCTTTATCTCTGGGGCGATCAGGAGTTGAGCGTACGCGAACTTGCTGGGCTCCTAGATCGGTTGCCTCAGCAGACACCGGTCATTGCTGTGATGGCTCAGTGCTTCTCTGGCTCGTTCGCCAACTTAATCTATCAAGGGGGCAACCCGTCGAGCTCAGTTGCTTTGCAGACGCGTTGCGGCTTTTTCGCCACAATCAAGACTCAACCCTCAGTGGGCTGCACACCGGAAGTCAACGAGGCCGATTACCGGGACTACAGTTCTAGCTTCTTTGCGGGGCTGAGTGGCCGCAGCCGCACTGGTGAGCCCGTGACCTCAGCAGATTACAACGACGATCGCCGCGTGTCCTATGCTGAGGCCCACGCTTTTGCCAAAGTGGATGAGCAAACCACTGATTTGCCAGTTTCGACCTCGGAGGTCTGGCTTCAACGCCAAGGAACCGAGCGCGAACGCCAAGCGATTCTCAATCAGCCGATCGCTAGCCTGGTACAAGCTGCTCGCCCAGAGCAGGCTTACGTGCTGCGCTCGCTTAGCAGTGGCTTTGGTCTTGATTCGCGCCAGTCCTTCACTGACAACTTGCAGAAACTCAACCGACAAAAAATCAGCACCGAAGTACAGCGAGCTCGCCTAACCCGGCTACAAATGGAACTTCTGAATGTCGGCTTGGCCCAGAAAATCCGTAGGACTGGCACTCAAACCCAAAAAGCAACTCTAGAACAGCTGACTCGCTGTGAGGGGCAGTCTTGGGCTGGTCCTGCTGCCAGAGTTTCCACGCTGCCCCATAACTAA